From the genome of Flavobacterium luteolum, one region includes:
- a CDS encoding protein-disulfide reductase DsbD family protein — translation MKKIILFILIFSTLSAVSQGSKPVKWSTAVEKISDTEYKLISKAEIGAGWSLYGQEVPAGIPAATSFLYDDSEGGFTVIGNTKEPEGLLIKDKDGAEVSSFTGSAVFEQRIEILKKIKAVKAEVEFTAGTAAEFLPVSSQTLTFWLEDTAAVSEVSKTAAAISEDSSKDNPNSGGLFGIFFLAFLSGFAALLTPCVFPMIPMTVSFFTKQSKNRAAGIRNAVIYGICIIIIYVLLGTIVTAVFGADSLNALSTNVWFNIIFFLLLVVFACSFLGGFEIMLPNSLANKVDSQADRGGLIGIFFMALALAIVSFSCTGPIVGTLLVEAASKGGAAPIIGMLGFSSAIALPFALFAAFPGWLNSLPKSGGWLNTVKVFLGFLELALAFKFLSQADLVLQLHLLEREVFIAIWIAVFGALAFYLFGKIQLPHDSPLPHISVGRLGMGLLVLSFTIYLIPGLWGAPLNLISAFPPPQDYSESPYGVGSAKGASADAGKAAELPEGAHLLAPHDIVAFDDYDKGVAYAKKTGKPIMLDFTGWACVNCRKMEQNVWPKPEVLNILKNDVVLISLYVDDKRKLSDSEIIESKLKPGKKLKYIGQKWSELQTLRYKSNSQPYYVLMDHNEQTLVKPTGYTPETADYKAWLTEGISKFKK, via the coding sequence ATGAAAAAGATTATATTATTTATATTGATATTCAGCACGCTGTCAGCTGTCTCGCAGGGCTCAAAGCCGGTAAAGTGGTCAACGGCAGTGGAAAAGATATCAGATACGGAATACAAACTTATAAGTAAGGCAGAAATAGGTGCAGGATGGTCTTTATATGGACAGGAAGTTCCTGCCGGTATTCCCGCTGCTACAAGTTTTCTTTATGATGATTCTGAAGGCGGTTTTACAGTGATTGGCAATACAAAAGAACCGGAAGGCCTGCTTATCAAAGATAAGGACGGGGCAGAAGTTAGTAGCTTTACCGGGTCTGCAGTATTTGAACAGCGTATTGAAATTTTAAAAAAAATTAAAGCTGTAAAGGCCGAGGTTGAATTTACTGCAGGTACAGCCGCTGAATTTCTTCCCGTGTCTTCTCAGACCTTAACCTTTTGGTTAGAAGATACCGCCGCAGTATCGGAAGTTTCAAAAACTGCGGCCGCAATATCCGAGGATTCATCGAAAGACAACCCGAATTCGGGAGGTCTTTTTGGGATCTTTTTCTTAGCATTTTTATCAGGTTTCGCTGCCTTGCTGACTCCATGTGTATTTCCAATGATTCCGATGACGGTCAGCTTTTTTACCAAACAGAGTAAAAACAGAGCTGCAGGAATCAGAAATGCTGTTATATATGGAATCTGTATTATAATTATCTATGTGCTGCTGGGTACCATAGTGACGGCTGTCTTCGGTGCGGATTCTTTAAATGCATTATCAACCAATGTATGGTTTAATATTATTTTCTTTCTTCTGCTGGTAGTTTTTGCCTGCTCGTTTTTAGGCGGATTTGAAATTATGCTTCCAAATTCACTGGCCAACAAAGTAGATTCTCAGGCCGATAGAGGAGGACTGATCGGTATATTTTTTATGGCTCTTGCCCTGGCAATAGTATCTTTCTCCTGTACTGGTCCAATCGTTGGAACACTGCTTGTCGAGGCGGCTTCAAAAGGAGGCGCAGCCCCTATAATAGGAATGCTGGGTTTCTCCTCGGCTATAGCACTGCCTTTTGCACTTTTTGCAGCCTTTCCGGGCTGGCTTAATTCCCTGCCAAAATCAGGAGGCTGGCTGAATACCGTGAAAGTATTCTTAGGTTTTCTGGAGCTTGCACTTGCCTTTAAGTTTTTGTCGCAAGCTGATTTAGTGCTGCAGCTGCATCTGCTGGAACGCGAAGTATTCATTGCAATCTGGATTGCTGTCTTTGGTGCACTGGCGTTTTATCTGTTTGGAAAAATTCAGCTTCCTCATGATTCCCCTCTGCCGCACATTTCGGTAGGAAGATTAGGAATGGGACTGCTGGTTTTGAGTTTTACGATCTATTTAATTCCCGGTCTTTGGGGGGCTCCGCTGAATCTAATAAGCGCTTTTCCTCCTCCGCAGGATTACAGTGAATCACCATATGGTGTTGGAAGTGCTAAAGGCGCGTCGGCCGATGCAGGTAAGGCCGCAGAACTGCCTGAGGGAGCACATCTTCTTGCCCCTCACGATATTGTAGCTTTTGATGACTATGATAAAGGGGTTGCCTATGCTAAAAAAACTGGAAAACCGATTATGCTAGATTTTACAGGATGGGCATGCGTGAACTGCAGAAAAATGGAGCAGAATGTATGGCCTAAGCCGGAAGTTTTAAATATATTGAAAAACGACGTTGTGCTGATATCACTTTATGTTGATGATAAACGAAAATTATCAGATTCAGAGATCATAGAGTCAAAATTAAAACCTGGCAAAAAGCTGAAGTACATCGGCCAGAAATGGAGTGAGCTTCAGACCCTTCGCTATAAATCAAACAGCCAGCCGTATTATGTCCTTATGGATCATAATGAGCAGACGCTGGTGAAACCTACCGGATATACGCCGGAAACAGCTGATTATAAAGCATGGCTTACCGAAGGAATATCAAAATTTAAAAAATAG
- a CDS encoding protein-disulfide reductase DsbD domain-containing protein: MRKTALIFALLSFCAVQAQILAPVKWKTSVKKISETEYELVATAAISGDWHLYSQSVPENGPSATSFTFKGNPNYLKKGNTREDQGHTIDDKVFKMKIKYFEKKADFRQTIKVKNKKKGFKINAVVEFMVCNDSQCLPPSEEDLVFEIK; this comes from the coding sequence ATGAGAAAGACCGCCTTAATTTTTGCACTGCTTTCATTCTGTGCAGTACAAGCACAAATATTAGCACCGGTAAAATGGAAAACTTCAGTGAAAAAGATTTCCGAAACTGAATATGAACTTGTTGCTACGGCTGCGATTTCTGGTGACTGGCATTTATATTCGCAGTCAGTTCCAGAAAATGGACCTTCTGCAACCAGTTTTACATTTAAGGGAAATCCAAATTATTTAAAAAAAGGAAATACCAGAGAAGATCAGGGTCATACTATAGATGATAAAGTTTTCAAAATGAAAATAAAATATTTCGAAAAGAAAGCAGACTTCAGACAGACCATCAAAGTGAAAAATAAAAAGAAAGGTTTTAAAATAAATGCGGTGGTGGAATTCATGGTGTGCAATGATTCACAATGCCTGCCTCCTTCAGAGGAAGATCTAGTTTTTGAAATTAAATAA
- a CDS encoding aminotransferase class V-fold PLP-dependent enzyme, which yields MSTTTTQNNISPLESYFGSFRPHIVGTGHRFKSYYGEQKLVYADWIASGRLYGPIEDIMRYKIGPMIANTHSFSSETGKASTYAYQHARMLIKKHVNAAEDDVLVTTGAGMTAALSKLQRLMGLQQTGSEIQNSADSAQKPVVFITHMEHHSNQVPWYEIGADVVILPADENFLADPSVLDRILDKYKDRKVKIGSFTACSNVTGIITPYHKMAAVMHKHGGICIIDFAASAPYANIDMHPADPEERLDAVLFSPHKFLGGPGTCGILIFNEKLYKSRFPDNPGGGNVKCTNPWGDYFYSNIPEVREDGGTPGFLQVMRTALCIELKEKMGVENMKKREKELLHLCYTELLKIPGLSILGDIQTERIGCVSFTVENIHYNLLVRLLNDRFGIQVRGGWSCASTYAHHLFDIDKKQSQVITKGILEKDLTQKPGWVRLSLHPTMTNEELLFICDAVQKIAFYCEDWQKGYQYNPASNEFDSITEKELLAESVKEWFILD from the coding sequence ATGAGCACTACTACTACCCAAAACAATATTTCCCCGTTAGAGTCCTACTTCGGGTCTTTCAGACCGCATATAGTGGGAACAGGCCATAGGTTTAAATCCTATTACGGGGAACAAAAATTAGTATATGCCGACTGGATTGCAAGCGGAAGGTTGTACGGTCCCATTGAAGATATCATGAGATACAAGATAGGACCTATGATTGCCAACACACATTCATTTTCGAGTGAAACGGGAAAAGCTTCCACGTATGCGTATCAGCACGCCAGAATGCTGATAAAAAAGCATGTAAATGCAGCTGAAGACGATGTGCTGGTAACAACAGGAGCAGGAATGACTGCCGCACTCTCAAAGCTCCAGCGTTTAATGGGGCTTCAGCAGACAGGTTCGGAAATTCAAAATTCAGCAGACTCTGCGCAAAAACCAGTTGTATTCATTACTCATATGGAACACCATTCCAATCAGGTTCCCTGGTATGAAATTGGTGCAGATGTAGTAATTCTGCCTGCAGATGAAAATTTTCTGGCGGATCCTTCTGTTTTGGACAGGATTCTAGACAAGTACAAGGATAGAAAAGTTAAAATAGGCTCTTTTACGGCCTGTTCGAATGTAACGGGCATTATTACGCCTTATCATAAAATGGCGGCAGTGATGCACAAGCACGGAGGTATCTGTATCATAGATTTTGCAGCCTCGGCACCGTATGCCAATATTGATATGCACCCTGCAGATCCAGAGGAGCGTCTGGATGCCGTGCTCTTTTCACCTCACAAATTTCTGGGAGGACCGGGAACCTGCGGCATTTTAATTTTTAATGAAAAACTATATAAATCCCGATTTCCTGACAATCCGGGAGGGGGCAATGTAAAATGCACTAATCCTTGGGGGGATTATTTTTACAGTAATATTCCCGAGGTCAGGGAAGACGGGGGAACCCCAGGTTTTCTTCAGGTTATGAGAACTGCCTTATGCATCGAGCTCAAGGAAAAGATGGGAGTTGAGAATATGAAGAAAAGGGAAAAGGAATTACTGCACCTCTGTTATACAGAGCTTCTTAAAATTCCCGGACTATCTATACTGGGCGATATTCAAACGGAGCGTATCGGATGTGTTTCTTTTACAGTTGAAAATATCCATTATAACCTTCTGGTACGTCTTTTAAATGACCGTTTCGGCATTCAGGTCCGCGGCGGCTGGTCATGTGCCAGCACCTATGCGCACCATCTCTTTGATATTGATAAGAAGCAGTCCCAAGTTATTACAAAAGGCATCCTTGAAAAGGATTTAACACAGAAACCAGGCTGGGTCAGATTATCACTGCACCCGACTATGACCAACGAGGAATTACTGTTTATCTGCGATGCGGTACAGAAAATTGCTTTTTACTGTGAGGACTGGCAGAAAGGATATCAGTACAATCCGGCAAGTAATGAATTTGACAGCATAACAGAAAAAGAGCTTCTTGCCGAGAGTGTAAAGGAATGGTTTATCCTTGATTAA